One window of Deltaproteobacteria bacterium genomic DNA carries:
- a CDS encoding radical SAM protein, with product MSLKATRDERICARCLFPECRVLVPCPVDFQEEDCAGCGACAIACPFDAVTMIAAADRGEIRVEVDGEGALVPENTTVKRALEHLGVRFGKLPDGILAPCGTGGCFSCAVEIDGVVKPCCVTKVHEGARIRTRLPGDHVPRRIVGGFMGHTVGGVGTPWNLKARGVIEVALFAAGCNFRCPQCQNWTIACRGKESFDYRLLTPQEAAERISGSRRKYGVDRMAISGGECTLNPPWLLAYLRALKEKNPGDESRFHVDTNGSLLSPEYIDELVGAGMTDVGIDLKALQAKTFMRVTGLTDEALAGRYKENAWQAVRYISETYRDKVFLGIGIPYNERLISLEEIAAMGREIFEIDPAVQVCALDYRPEFKRTGLPLPTFAEMREVHGVLKGTGLSTVLCQTVHGHIGP from the coding sequence ATGTCTCTCAAAGCCACACGGGATGAGCGTATCTGCGCGCGGTGCCTTTTCCCGGAGTGCAGGGTCCTGGTGCCCTGCCCGGTCGATTTCCAGGAGGAGGACTGTGCCGGATGCGGTGCCTGCGCCATTGCCTGCCCCTTCGATGCGGTGACGATGATCGCGGCGGCAGACCGGGGGGAAATACGGGTCGAGGTGGACGGGGAGGGCGCTCTCGTTCCGGAGAATACGACGGTGAAAAGGGCCCTGGAGCACCTGGGCGTTCGATTCGGAAAGCTCCCCGACGGGATTCTGGCCCCCTGCGGGACGGGCGGCTGTTTCAGCTGCGCGGTGGAGATCGACGGGGTGGTTAAGCCCTGCTGCGTCACGAAAGTGCACGAAGGGGCCCGCATCAGGACGCGCCTTCCCGGGGACCACGTTCCCAGGAGGATCGTCGGTGGATTCATGGGGCACACCGTCGGGGGGGTCGGTACGCCCTGGAACCTGAAGGCGAGGGGGGTGATCGAGGTGGCTCTCTTTGCCGCGGGCTGCAACTTCAGGTGCCCCCAGTGCCAGAACTGGACGATCGCCTGCCGCGGCAAAGAAAGCTTCGACTACCGCCTGCTCACGCCCCAGGAGGCCGCAGAGCGCATATCGGGGAGCCGGCGCAAGTACGGGGTTGACCGCATGGCGATTTCGGGAGGGGAATGCACGTTGAATCCCCCCTGGCTCCTTGCGTACCTGAGAGCCCTGAAGGAGAAAAATCCCGGAGATGAATCGAGGTTTCACGTCGACACCAACGGGTCCCTCCTTTCCCCGGAATACATCGATGAGCTGGTGGGCGCGGGGATGACCGATGTGGGGATAGACCTGAAGGCCCTGCAGGCGAAAACCTTCATGCGCGTTACCGGCCTCACCGACGAGGCGCTGGCCGGCAGGTACAAGGAGAACGCCTGGCAGGCGGTGAGGTACATCAGCGAGACGTACCGGGACAAAGTCTTCCTGGGTATCGGGATCCCCTACAACGAGAGGCTCATCTCCCTCGAGGAGATAGCGGCCATGGGGAGGGAGATCTTCGAGATAGATCCCGCCGTACAGGTGTGCGCCTTGGATTATCGGCCGGAGTTCAAAAGAACCGGCCTGCCTCTGCCAACCTTCGCGGAGATGAGGGAGGTGCACGGGGTATTGAAGGGGACGGGGCTTTCTACCGTCCTCTGCCAGACGGTCCACGGACACATCGGCCCGTGA
- a CDS encoding periplasmic heavy metal sensor, with translation MTRNWMFTLAVALTLTLAAPSRGIANPHHLRHGGHEMGAGPLGLKGFLDLKLTESQQAGLIKIIDKYHGEKKGMKARLWEAGEKLSGAVHADTVDEEGIRKAFREVSSIREEMAVLKAKMFSEIKTVLTPGQVKQLEDMSPWKAGCPHCERHHGHHGR, from the coding sequence ATGACAAGGAACTGGATGTTCACCCTGGCAGTGGCCCTTACCCTCACGCTCGCTGCCCCGTCCCGGGGAATTGCAAATCCCCACCACTTAAGGCACGGGGGGCACGAGATGGGAGCCGGCCCTCTCGGGCTGAAAGGCTTCCTCGATCTCAAGCTGACCGAATCCCAGCAGGCCGGCCTGATAAAGATCATCGACAAATACCACGGGGAGAAGAAAGGCATGAAGGCCCGCCTCTGGGAGGCAGGGGAAAAGCTCTCCGGCGCCGTGCACGCCGATACGGTTGACGAGGAGGGCATTCGAAAAGCTTTCCGGGAGGTATCCTCGATCAGGGAGGAAATGGCCGTTCTGAAAGCGAAGATGTTTTCCGAGATCAAAACGGTGCTGACGCCCGGGCAGGTCAAGCAGCTCGAGGACATGAGCCCCTGGAAAGCGGGGTGCCCCCACTGCGAAAGACACCACGGTCACCACGGCCGCTGA